Proteins encoded within one genomic window of Cytophagales bacterium:
- a CDS encoding peptidase M61, protein MRKLFFLLAILVQVGLANGQEAKYQVSLDLINVIDDQVKVTIIPPKMEEDVAEYHMAKIVPGTYSISDFGRFVVDFQAFDSEGGALEVNKVSTNKWQISNARALAKLTYKVHDTFDAFEAYDGGSENIVFEPGGTNIEPERNVFVINTFGFVGYFKGHKFHPYELTISHKEEVEGATALEKVGSTETTDTYTARDFNFLADGPLMYSVPDIATKKLANAEILVSVFSPNKALSAQDVMDKISDLMEAQSKYLGGELPVERYAYLIYLLDGPTLSGAMGALEHSYSSVYSLPEGGADQIGQTVRDVAAHEFFHIVTPLNIHSEQIGNFDYIDPKMSKHLWLYEGCTEYAAMHVQAKYGLYDGDKFLEEIQDKMRTRDQFPKDVPFTVMSERILEEKYEPMYSNVYYKGALIGMCLDLQLLKLSDGKYDLQNLMRDLAEKYGPEKSFEDDKLFDEIVALTYPEIGDFLRTYVSGEEELPLQEYLRWAGIDYEPERQVETFSLGQIGLNVNEDREIFVTTTASMNDFGKAMGYEEGDVLKSINGEEISLATIERVLGSYGEGMEEGDKVKVEVYREVNGKRKRLKLKAKSVKTTRTERHFLKFTENPSEDQQYLRDSWLNAN, encoded by the coding sequence ATGCGTAAGCTTTTCTTTTTACTGGCCATCCTGGTCCAGGTCGGTCTGGCTAATGGACAGGAGGCTAAATATCAGGTTTCACTGGATTTGATAAATGTCATTGACGATCAGGTCAAAGTGACGATTATTCCACCAAAAATGGAAGAAGATGTCGCCGAATATCACATGGCGAAAATCGTTCCAGGAACCTATTCTATTTCTGATTTCGGTCGATTTGTTGTGGACTTTCAGGCATTCGATTCGGAAGGAGGTGCTTTGGAAGTCAATAAAGTGTCTACCAATAAATGGCAAATATCGAATGCTCGGGCTTTGGCCAAATTGACGTATAAAGTACACGATACCTTCGATGCTTTTGAAGCGTATGATGGCGGTTCTGAGAATATCGTATTTGAGCCAGGCGGGACCAATATTGAACCGGAGCGCAATGTTTTCGTGATCAATACATTTGGTTTTGTCGGGTATTTCAAAGGGCACAAATTCCATCCTTATGAGCTGACTATTTCGCATAAAGAAGAAGTCGAAGGTGCCACGGCACTCGAGAAGGTCGGCTCCACGGAGACTACAGATACATACACGGCACGCGATTTCAATTTCCTTGCAGATGGACCATTAATGTATTCTGTTCCGGACATTGCGACCAAAAAGTTGGCCAATGCAGAGATTCTGGTATCGGTGTTTTCACCGAATAAGGCCTTGTCTGCTCAAGACGTGATGGACAAGATATCTGATCTGATGGAAGCACAAAGCAAATACCTGGGAGGTGAGTTGCCAGTGGAACGTTATGCTTATCTCATCTACCTGTTGGATGGTCCGACCTTGTCTGGAGCCATGGGCGCATTGGAGCACTCTTATTCTTCCGTGTATAGTTTGCCCGAAGGTGGAGCAGATCAGATCGGTCAAACGGTCAGAGATGTGGCGGCACATGAGTTTTTCCATATCGTTACACCATTGAATATCCATTCGGAGCAAATCGGGAATTTCGATTACATCGATCCTAAGATGTCCAAGCACTTGTGGCTATATGAAGGATGTACCGAATATGCAGCGATGCATGTGCAGGCAAAGTATGGTCTTTATGATGGAGATAAGTTTCTTGAAGAAATTCAGGATAAAATGCGCACACGAGATCAGTTTCCGAAAGATGTTCCCTTCACGGTCATGAGTGAACGAATCCTTGAGGAGAAGTATGAGCCCATGTACAGCAATGTTTATTATAAAGGCGCCTTGATTGGTATGTGTCTGGACTTACAGCTGCTGAAATTGTCGGATGGTAAATACGATTTGCAAAATCTGATGAGAGACCTGGCTGAAAAATACGGACCTGAAAAGTCATTTGAAGATGACAAGCTGTTCGATGAGATTGTAGCCTTGACCTATCCTGAGATTGGCGATTTTCTACGCACTTATGTCTCGGGAGAAGAAGAATTACCATTGCAAGAGTACTTGCGGTGGGCCGGTATTGACTATGAACCAGAGCGTCAGGTTGAGACCTTTAGTTTGGGGCAAATTGGTTTGAACGTGAATGAGGACCGAGAAATATTTGTTACCACAACCGCAAGTATGAATGATTTCGGCAAAGCCATGGGTTATGAAGAAGGTGATGTGTTGAAATCCATCAATGGTGAGGAAATTTCACTAGCTACGATCGAGCGTGTACTTGGAAGTTATGGTGAGGGAATGGAAGAAGGAGACAAGGTCAAGGTTGAAGTTTATCGAGAGGTCAATGGCAAGAGAAAGCGCTTAAAACTAAAAGCCAAATCCGTCAAGACTACCCGCACAGAGCGCCACTTTCTGAAGTTCACTGAAAATCCTTCAGAAGATCAACAATACTTAAGAGATAGCTGGTTGAATGCAAATTAG
- the typA gene encoding translational GTPase TypA, with amino-acid sequence MQDIRNVAIIAHVDHGKTTLVDKIIYASQVLRENEERGELILDNNDLERERGITILSKNVSVNYKGIKINIIDTPGHADFGGEVERVLKMADGVILLVDAFEGPMPQTRFVLSKALSLGLKPIVVVNKVDKENCRPDEVHEAVFDLMFSLDASEEQLDFSTLYGSSKHGWMSEDWQNPTDNIFPLLDQIIKDIPSAPVKEGVPAMQITSLDFSSFVGRIAIGRVYQGVLKEGQQLGLSKRDGSLKRIKIKELHVFEGLGKRRVEEVISGDICAITGLEDFDIGDTVTDLENPEVLPRIAIDEPTMSMLFAINDSPFFGKEGKFVTSRHLRDRLMKELEKNLALRVQETDTEDKFNVFGRGVLHLSVLIETMRREGYELQVGQPQVLFKEIEGQKNEPIEHLVVDVPEEFSGKVIEMVTTRKGEMTIMEPKGNIQHLEFDIPARGIIGLRNNMLTATSGEAVMTHRFKGYAPFKGDIAGRINGSLISMENGPGTPYSIDKLQDRGVFFVDPGVDVYTGQVIGEHSRDNDLVVNIQKGKKLTNMRASGSDNNMKIAPARKFSLEEALEYIQKDEYLEVTPQSMRMRKIYLSEHDRKKNSFA; translated from the coding sequence ATGCAAGACATTCGAAATGTGGCCATTATTGCCCACGTTGATCACGGTAAAACGACCCTGGTTGACAAGATCATCTATGCCTCTCAGGTTCTTCGGGAAAATGAAGAACGCGGCGAATTGATTTTGGATAACAATGACCTGGAACGCGAGCGAGGAATTACCATCCTTTCCAAGAATGTGTCCGTCAATTATAAAGGGATCAAGATCAATATCATTGACACCCCTGGTCACGCCGATTTCGGTGGTGAGGTAGAACGTGTACTGAAAATGGCCGACGGAGTGATCTTGTTGGTGGATGCATTTGAAGGGCCCATGCCTCAAACACGATTTGTATTGAGCAAGGCTTTGTCACTTGGATTGAAACCAATCGTGGTGGTCAATAAAGTAGATAAGGAGAACTGCCGTCCTGATGAAGTACATGAAGCCGTTTTCGACTTAATGTTCTCTCTCGATGCTTCAGAAGAGCAACTGGACTTTTCTACGCTCTATGGTTCATCCAAACACGGATGGATGAGTGAGGATTGGCAAAATCCTACCGACAATATCTTCCCATTGCTGGATCAGATCATTAAAGACATTCCTTCAGCACCCGTCAAAGAAGGTGTTCCTGCGATGCAGATCACTTCCCTGGATTTTTCCTCTTTCGTAGGGCGAATTGCCATTGGTAGGGTTTATCAGGGCGTACTGAAAGAAGGTCAGCAACTGGGCTTGAGTAAAAGAGATGGTTCTTTGAAACGTATAAAGATCAAAGAGCTGCATGTTTTTGAAGGATTGGGCAAACGCCGGGTAGAGGAAGTGATCTCGGGAGATATCTGTGCGATTACTGGTCTGGAAGATTTTGATATCGGAGATACAGTAACTGATTTAGAAAACCCGGAGGTCTTGCCACGAATTGCCATTGACGAGCCTACTATGAGTATGCTGTTTGCGATCAACGATTCACCATTCTTCGGTAAGGAAGGTAAGTTCGTGACATCTCGTCACTTGCGGGATCGCCTCATGAAGGAACTTGAGAAAAACCTTGCCCTACGTGTGCAAGAAACAGATACTGAGGATAAATTCAATGTGTTTGGTCGAGGGGTACTGCACTTGTCTGTATTGATTGAGACCATGCGACGTGAAGGATATGAACTGCAAGTAGGCCAGCCTCAGGTGTTGTTCAAAGAGATCGAAGGTCAAAAGAACGAGCCCATTGAGCACCTGGTGGTTGATGTGCCCGAGGAATTTTCGGGAAAGGTGATTGAAATGGTAACGACCAGAAAAGGGGAGATGACCATCATGGAGCCTAAAGGCAATATCCAACACCTGGAGTTCGACATTCCAGCTCGTGGTATCATTGGATTGAGAAATAACATGCTTACGGCTACTTCAGGTGAGGCGGTCATGACGCACCGATTCAAAGGCTACGCCCCATTCAAAGGTGACATTGCCGGAAGAATCAACGGATCGCTGATTTCTATGGAGAATGGCCCCGGAACTCCGTACTCAATTGACAAGTTGCAGGATCGAGGCGTATTTTTTGTGGATCCGGGTGTGGACGTATACACCGGTCAGGTGATTGGAGAGCACTCCAGAGATAATGACCTGGTGGTGAATATCCAAAAGGGTAAAAAACTGACCAACATGCGTGCGTCCGGATCTGATAATAACATGAAGATTGCGCCTGCCAGAAAGTTTTCACTGGAAGAAGCCCTCGAGTACATTCAGAAGGATGAATACCTGGAAGTGACGCCACAGTCCATGCGTATGCGTAAGATCTATCTGAGCGAGCATGATCGGAAAAAGAACAGTTTCGCCTGA
- a CDS encoding histidine kinase: MFKKKNLIWILGLVVVSVLVYLGELDPENFAYLTSGWILFILILLWLGNQTITRFFDRKYSWVKYGRKRFFFQLVSGILFSLIIINGAYLIFKYLLTDEPPIASQIILMNLWAFILIIPTYSVYFGLHFLRSWQQSTIEVERYQKETMISQLTNLKNHLDPHFLFNNLNILSSLIDKDTDLSQEFLVRFAQVYRTLLLNKGEDLVTLEEELEFIQSYIFLIETRFENNIQFAIDIQPDAYDEMIPPLTIQMLIENAIKHNIITESRPLSITIASNGERLHVSNTLYEKAEDLKSRSGTGLTNIKSRFKYFSDEELVVHKSEDEFRVSVPLLKIETL; the protein is encoded by the coding sequence TTGTTCAAGAAAAAAAACCTTATTTGGATCCTTGGCCTGGTAGTCGTCTCTGTTCTGGTCTACCTGGGAGAGCTTGATCCGGAAAACTTCGCCTACCTGACTTCAGGATGGATCCTGTTTATACTGATCCTGCTTTGGCTTGGTAACCAAACCATCACTCGTTTTTTCGATCGCAAGTATTCCTGGGTAAAATATGGACGGAAACGATTCTTCTTTCAACTCGTCAGCGGCATCCTCTTTTCATTGATCATTATCAATGGCGCCTATCTCATTTTTAAATACCTACTTACAGATGAGCCGCCCATTGCCTCACAGATCATTCTAATGAATCTTTGGGCATTTATCCTGATCATCCCTACCTATTCGGTTTATTTCGGACTGCACTTTTTACGCAGCTGGCAACAGTCCACCATCGAGGTAGAACGATATCAAAAAGAAACGATGATCAGCCAGTTGACCAATCTAAAAAATCACCTGGATCCACACTTCCTTTTTAACAACCTGAACATTCTTTCCTCGCTCATCGACAAAGACACAGACCTCAGCCAGGAATTTCTGGTTCGCTTTGCCCAGGTTTACCGTACGCTGCTGCTCAACAAAGGAGAAGACCTTGTGACCTTGGAGGAAGAATTGGAATTCATCCAGTCCTATATTTTCCTGATCGAAACGCGATTTGAAAACAACATTCAGTTTGCGATCGACATTCAGCCAGACGCTTATGATGAAATGATCCCACCATTGACGATCCAAATGTTGATTGAAAATGCGATCAAACACAACATTATTACGGAAAGTCGGCCGTTGAGCATCACCATCGCATCGAATGGAGAGCGATTGCACGTGAGTAATACACTTTACGAAAAAGCAGAAGACTTAAAGAGTCGTTCAGGCACTGGATTAACGAACATCAAATCAAGGTTCAAATACTTTTCTGATGAGGAGTTGGTAGTACACAAATCGGAGGACGAGTTCAGGGTAAGTGTACCTTTACTTAAAATAGAGACTTTATGA
- a CDS encoding LytTR family DNA-binding domain-containing protein, whose protein sequence is MRVLILEDETLAADRIKKMIREIDDSIEILADIKSIEEGQRWFESNDEPDLIISDIRLLDGLSFDLFKKVKIEAPVIFTTAYDQYAIKAFEVNSIDYLLKPIQKEKLQTSIEKHIRRTQDNKFPADFSSLYDLIQAQKKAFKTRFMIKAGQKILALPVEKVAYFFSQHKLTYAVTKENKKYPIDQPLEIVDSQLDPKQFFRANRQYIISIDSIGEIHPYFKGRMKVTLTPEAEDEITISSERTPEFKIWLDM, encoded by the coding sequence ATGAGGGTATTGATCTTAGAAGACGAAACGCTGGCAGCTGACAGGATCAAAAAGATGATCCGTGAAATCGATGATTCCATCGAGATATTAGCCGACATCAAATCCATAGAGGAAGGCCAACGCTGGTTTGAATCAAATGACGAACCGGATCTGATCATCAGCGATATCCGATTGTTGGATGGTCTCAGCTTTGACCTGTTCAAGAAAGTTAAGATTGAAGCTCCCGTCATCTTCACTACAGCTTACGACCAGTATGCCATCAAAGCCTTTGAGGTCAACAGCATTGACTACTTGCTCAAGCCTATTCAAAAAGAGAAACTCCAAACGAGCATAGAGAAACACATCAGGCGTACGCAAGACAATAAATTTCCAGCGGACTTTAGTAGCTTGTACGACCTGATCCAGGCACAAAAAAAGGCATTCAAAACGCGGTTCATGATCAAAGCGGGACAGAAGATCCTTGCTTTACCTGTAGAAAAGGTGGCATACTTCTTCAGCCAGCACAAGTTGACTTATGCGGTAACCAAAGAAAACAAAAAGTACCCTATAGACCAGCCGTTGGAAATCGTGGACAGTCAACTGGATCCCAAGCAGTTTTTCCGAGCGAATCGACAGTACATCATCAGCATCGATTCCATTGGAGAGATCCATCCTTATTTCAAAGGACGCATGAAAGTAACCCTGACTCCAGAGGCCGAAGACGAAATCACGATTTCATCAGAGAGAACGCCGGAATTCAAGATTTGGCTGGATATGTAA
- a CDS encoding ribose-phosphate pyrophosphokinase, whose translation MSTVKIFAGNGTSVLAEKIAQFYGKPLGKCVSQTFSDGEINFYFDESIRGCKVFLIQSTVPPAENIMELLLMIDAAKRASAASITVVVPYYGYARQDRKDKPRVAIAAKLMANLLSAAGADRIMTCDLHAGQIQGFFDFPVDHLDGAAIFVPYLKSLHLENLIIASPDVGGSARARTYAKYFKADMVICDKHRKRANEIASMQVIGDVTDANVVLVDDMIDTAGTICKAAGILKDKGAISVRAVCTHGVLSGKAYENIEKSVLEEVIITDTIPMRKKSDRIKVLTVADLFAKAIQRINNHESVSTLFITNDK comes from the coding sequence ATGTCTACAGTAAAGATCTTCGCCGGAAACGGCACTTCCGTACTCGCAGAGAAAATTGCCCAATTCTACGGCAAGCCATTAGGAAAATGCGTGTCGCAAACGTTCAGTGACGGGGAGATCAACTTCTATTTTGACGAAAGTATCCGTGGATGTAAAGTTTTCCTGATCCAGTCTACCGTGCCTCCAGCTGAAAACATCATGGAATTGCTCCTGATGATCGATGCTGCGAAGAGAGCCAGTGCTGCCTCCATTACCGTGGTAGTACCTTATTACGGTTACGCACGTCAGGACAGAAAAGACAAACCAAGGGTAGCCATTGCGGCCAAATTGATGGCCAATCTGCTTTCTGCTGCAGGCGCTGATCGTATCATGACCTGTGATCTGCATGCGGGTCAAATTCAGGGATTCTTTGATTTTCCAGTGGATCACTTAGATGGAGCGGCCATTTTTGTGCCCTACCTCAAGTCACTCCATCTGGAAAACCTGATCATTGCTTCTCCTGATGTTGGAGGTAGTGCCAGGGCCAGAACTTATGCTAAGTATTTCAAAGCGGACATGGTGATCTGCGATAAGCACCGTAAACGTGCCAATGAAATCGCCTCCATGCAGGTGATTGGGGATGTAACGGATGCCAACGTCGTACTGGTAGATGACATGATCGATACTGCCGGAACGATCTGTAAAGCGGCGGGTATTTTGAAAGATAAAGGAGCAATTTCTGTAAGAGCTGTTTGTACGCACGGTGTACTTTCAGGAAAAGCCTACGAAAACATTGAAAAATCGGTATTGGAAGAGGTGATCATCACCGACACTATTCCGATGAGAAAAAAATCTGATAGAATCAAAGTATTGACCGTGGCCGACCTTTTCGCGAAAGCCATCCAAAGGATCAACAACCACGAATCGGTCAGCACATTGTTCATCACTAACGATAAATAA
- a CDS encoding 50S ribosomal protein L25/general stress protein Ctc gives MKTVEIIGYNRANLGKSESKKLRAEGSVPSVLYGGKEQIHFHSPMILFRDLVYTPEARFVDLNIEGHKTKAVLQDIQFHPVSEVILHADFLELFDDKPVTMDIPLRTVGNAPGVQSGGKLIMKLTHAKVNALPANMPEFIDVDISTLQLGKTVKIGALEAGDYTILNSELVTICSVEVPRAMRGKTGEEEGEEEEESAE, from the coding sequence ATGAAAACTGTTGAGATTATAGGGTATAACAGAGCAAATCTCGGCAAGTCAGAATCTAAAAAACTGCGAGCCGAAGGAAGCGTACCTAGCGTACTCTATGGTGGAAAAGAACAAATTCATTTCCACTCTCCCATGATCCTTTTCAGAGATCTGGTTTACACCCCTGAAGCACGTTTTGTAGACCTCAACATCGAGGGACACAAAACCAAAGCAGTATTGCAGGACATTCAATTCCACCCCGTAAGTGAAGTTATTCTTCACGCGGATTTCCTGGAGTTGTTCGATGACAAGCCAGTGACCATGGACATTCCTTTAAGAACGGTTGGTAACGCACCAGGTGTTCAGAGCGGGGGTAAATTGATCATGAAATTGACGCATGCGAAAGTGAACGCTTTGCCTGCGAACATGCCCGAATTCATCGATGTAGATATTTCTACGCTCCAACTCGGTAAAACCGTGAAAATCGGAGCATTGGAAGCAGGAGATTACACCATCCTGAACAGCGAGTTGGTGACCATCTGTTCTGTTGAAGTACCTAGAGCCATGCGTGGTAAAACAGGTGAAGAGGAAGGTGAAGAGGAAGAAGAGTCTGCTGAATAA
- the pth gene encoding aminoacyl-tRNA hydrolase, translating to MKYLIVGLGNIGAEYELTRHNIGFLVLDRLADENGAKFEQARLSFKAEVKHKGRTLHLVKPTTYMNLSGKAVNFWMNELKVPKESIMVITDDIALPFGKLRMRKKGSAGGHNGLKNIESLIGGQDYPRLRFGVGDNFHSGHQVDYVLSKFSNEEMNDLVANMDRAIEATLAFATIGIERAMNFHNG from the coding sequence GTGAAATACTTAATCGTAGGACTTGGTAACATTGGAGCCGAATACGAACTCACCCGACACAATATTGGGTTCCTGGTATTGGATCGGTTGGCGGATGAAAATGGAGCCAAATTTGAACAAGCCAGACTGAGCTTCAAGGCGGAGGTTAAACACAAAGGACGTACGTTGCATTTGGTCAAACCCACGACCTACATGAACCTGAGCGGCAAGGCCGTCAACTTCTGGATGAATGAATTGAAAGTACCTAAGGAAAGCATCATGGTCATCACAGACGATATCGCACTGCCCTTTGGCAAATTACGCATGCGTAAAAAAGGATCTGCAGGTGGACACAATGGCCTTAAAAACATCGAAAGCCTCATTGGTGGCCAGGACTATCCACGCTTAAGGTTTGGAGTAGGCGATAATTTTCACTCCGGGCATCAGGTTGATTACGTACTCAGCAAATTTTCCAATGAAGAAATGAATGATCTGGTGGCAAACATGGACCGGGCCATAGAAGCAACATTGGCTTTTGCAACCATTGGTATCGAACGGGCGATGAATTTTCACAATGGGTAA
- a CDS encoding GNAT family N-acetyltransferase: MGKYIIQTDRLGLRTWTTKDLEPMSQFNADERVMEYFPSTKSVSDTKAFIESQQRAQAVEGYCFFAAEVLATQSLIGFIGILKFKFDVDFAPGVEVGWRLGHAHWGKGYATEGARAVLKFAFEEKNIPEIWSFTTLTNTRSENVMKKIGMSRTGTFDHPLVDEGHPLKPHVLYHLTRP; this comes from the coding sequence ATGGGTAAATACATCATTCAAACAGACCGACTAGGTCTGCGCACATGGACCACTAAAGACCTGGAGCCGATGAGCCAGTTCAACGCGGATGAACGGGTCATGGAGTATTTCCCTAGTACCAAATCTGTGTCAGACACCAAAGCATTTATCGAAAGCCAACAGCGTGCCCAGGCCGTAGAAGGCTACTGTTTTTTCGCAGCGGAAGTATTGGCAACCCAGTCTTTGATTGGATTCATCGGGATACTGAAATTCAAATTTGATGTGGACTTTGCTCCGGGTGTGGAGGTCGGCTGGCGACTGGGACATGCGCACTGGGGAAAAGGTTATGCTACTGAAGGCGCAAGGGCGGTACTAAAATTCGCTTTTGAAGAGAAAAACATACCTGAGATCTGGTCCTTCACTACCCTCACCAATACGCGTTCCGAAAATGTCATGAAGAAAATCGGGATGTCCCGAACCGGAACATTTGATCATCCTCTGGTTGATGAGGGCCATCCGCTAAAGCCACATGTACTGTACCACCTGACCAGGCCATGA
- a CDS encoding aminoacetone oxidase family FAD-binding enzyme: MKIGIIGGGAAGFFAAINIAEKIPGAQITILEKSNKVLSKVKVSGGGRCNVTNGREKPAALTPFYPRGGKKLYKSFQTFGTNEMRHWLEKRGIPTKTEEDLRVFPASNTSQTIIDCFLRLSQKHSISVLRGFGVSKIEQAGESWQVHTNEEVLSFDQLIVASGASEQTWRLLENLGLQTATRVPSLFTFNIKDPRLKELQGLSFPEATIKITTTKLVESGPLLITHWGLSGPAVLKLSAWGAERLAEKQYTFEVIANLINQPSDSFRAWLKQQQTAHGNRQVGNLQIEGCPNRYFQQLLDVAEIPSTRKLAELSKKDLNKITEELTQAHFSVKGKSTFKEEFVTCGGVSLNEIDLTNMQAKRFPGLYLAGEVINIDALTGGFNFQACWTGGWLISEHLKTSA; encoded by the coding sequence ATGAAAATTGGGATCATTGGAGGAGGTGCGGCCGGTTTTTTTGCCGCCATCAACATCGCTGAGAAGATTCCTGGTGCACAAATCACCATTCTGGAGAAATCCAACAAGGTACTTTCCAAAGTAAAAGTCTCCGGTGGAGGACGATGCAATGTTACAAACGGCCGTGAAAAGCCTGCGGCTTTAACCCCCTTTTACCCTCGTGGGGGCAAGAAGCTGTATAAGTCATTCCAGACTTTCGGGACCAATGAAATGCGACATTGGCTGGAAAAACGGGGCATTCCCACTAAAACAGAGGAAGATCTACGTGTATTCCCCGCCAGCAATACCTCTCAAACCATCATCGATTGCTTCCTACGCCTGTCGCAAAAACACAGCATTTCAGTCCTAAGAGGATTTGGTGTCTCAAAAATTGAGCAAGCTGGTGAATCATGGCAAGTCCATACCAATGAGGAGGTGCTCAGTTTTGATCAATTGATTGTAGCTTCCGGTGCTTCTGAACAAACATGGCGTCTTTTGGAAAATCTTGGACTGCAAACTGCGACAAGAGTCCCATCTCTTTTTACCTTCAACATCAAAGATCCAAGACTCAAGGAACTACAAGGACTCTCCTTTCCTGAAGCCACGATTAAAATCACCACGACCAAGCTGGTGGAATCCGGACCTTTACTTATTACCCATTGGGGACTCAGTGGCCCTGCCGTACTGAAATTATCAGCATGGGGTGCTGAGAGGCTGGCGGAAAAGCAATACACCTTTGAAGTGATCGCCAATTTGATCAATCAGCCTTCTGATTCGTTCCGTGCCTGGCTCAAACAACAACAAACTGCCCATGGGAATCGTCAGGTAGGCAATCTTCAGATTGAAGGCTGCCCCAATCGGTATTTCCAACAACTATTGGACGTTGCCGAAATTCCCTCTACCAGAAAATTGGCTGAACTGAGTAAAAAGGACCTCAACAAAATCACAGAAGAGTTAACTCAGGCTCACTTCTCGGTAAAAGGGAAAAGCACTTTCAAAGAAGAATTTGTGACTTGTGGAGGTGTTTCCCTCAATGAAATAGATTTAACCAACATGCAAGCCAAACGCTTTCCCGGACTCTACCTGGCTGGAGAGGTAATCAATATTGACGCACTAACCGGAGGGTTCAACTTCCAGGCTTGCTGGACAGGCGGCTGGCTTATCTCAGAACACCTTAAGACGTCTGCATAA